Genomic segment of Nitrospirota bacterium:
GATGCCAGAAGCCAGAAGGCAGAGGACAGAAGTCAGAAATCAGAAGGCAGAAGCCAGAAGCCAGAAGCCAGAACATATATCTGCTGCCAGACGAATTTTTTTATCTCTTGCCTGTGTTCTGTTTTCTGTGTTCTGTCTTCTGTCTTCTGCCTTTTCAAAGATCTACATTGACATTTCATCTCCGGCGATAAAAAAGCTGCCGATATCAGTCTCCACCAAAGGCCCTTTTGAGGCAAAAGAGATCGAGTGGATCGTCAGGAGCGACCTTGATTTCACCGGGATTTTTTCCCTTCTTGACCCTGATGTGCCCGGCGCTGAAATGACCGTGCAGTTGGAGGTTGAGTTCAAAGAGGAAAAAATGGTCACCTGCACCGTAAATGATTTGATCGAGAACAAGGAAATATTCAAGAAGCAATATATCGGCAAGAACAGCCGCGCCATAGCCCACTCCATCTCAAATGACATCTATAAGATTGTTACCGGCAACAACGGCGTCTTCAGGACAGCGATCTCCTATCTTGTCCAGTCATCAAAGGAAGGCAGGGGGCTCTACTTAATGGAATGGGACGGCGCTAACGCCGTAAGATTGATCTCAGGCGGGCTGACCACGAGCCACTCATGGTCCGGTGACGGGCAGATGCTGCTTTATTCCGCTGAGAGGGCAAACAAGTGGGCGATATATTACATGGACATGCAGGATTTCAGGGAGAAGGTGATGTTCTCCTCAAAAGGGCTTAACATTGTCGGAGGGGTCTCTCCGAAAAACGAGGTGTCCTTTTCTTCTTCCAAAGACGGAAGCTCGGAAATATATGTTGCCGGTACAGACGGCGGCAATCTCAGAAAACTCACCAGGTCTTTCGGCATAGACGTGTCTCCGGTATTTTCCCCTGACGGCTCAAAGATCGCCTTTGTATCGGACAGGGGGGGCTCTCCGCAGATATACGTTATGGATTCAAACGGCGGCTTTGTCAGGAGGATGACTTTTGAGGGTTCATACAACACTTCCCCGGCGTGGTCCCCTGACGGCAAATGGCTTGCTTACGTCGGACAAAAGGATAGCAAAAATCAACTTTTCATGATACAATCTGATTCATCGGAGCTCAGGCAATTGACTTTCGACGGGAACAACGAAACACCATCATTTTCTCCCGACGGTTTATTTTTGGCCTTTGACTCTGACAGGGACGGAAGCCGCGGCATTTATATAATGCGGATAAACGGAGGTGAGCAAAGAAGGATCACGCCCAAAAACATTAGGGCGATGTCGCCGAAATGGTCGCCTTATTTAAAATAGAAATTTATAACTAAAAGGAGGTTTACATTATGAAAAAATTAATGCTTGTCCTGTTAATGGTCCTCGCAATCGGGTGCCAGAAAAAACAGGTTGTGGCCCCTGAAGAAAAAGCAATGCTAAAAGAACCTGCAAAACAGGAAGCGCCCAAGGCTGAAGCGCCGGCAGTGAAAAAAGAGGTGGTCAAAGAAATTGTCCCGCCCAAACAGGAACAGAAAACACAGGAAGCCGCCATGCCCTCCCCGGTATCGGCGGATGTAGCAGCTATATTAAAAGATGTGCTGTTTGATTTTGATAAATACGACATCAGGGATGACGGCAGGCCGACCCTTGACGCTATCGCTTCTTATCTCAAGCAGAATGCAAAAGTCAATATTACAATTGAAGGGAACTGTGATGAAAGGGGCACTAACGAGTACAATCTCGCGCTCGGAGAAAGAAGGGCAAAATCCGCAAGAGATTATCTGTCCTCTCTCGGAGTGTCATCATCAAGGATCTCCGTTGTGACTCATGGCGAAGAGAAACCTATCTGCACTGAGCAAAATGAAACATGCTGGCAGAAAAACAGAAGGGACCACTTTGTCGCTTCAGGCAAGTAAAAACATTAATCAAAACATGCAGGGGCGCATCGCAATACGCCCCTGCAAAACATTTCATATGAATTTAAAGAATCTGCCAAAGCTTTTCTTCGGTCTGTCTTCTGTCCTCTGTCTTCTGTTTTCTTTTTTCTGTCTTCTGTCTTCTGTTTTTATTTTCACCGGATGCGCCACAACGGAAGAAGTAGGCAAAGTGAACTACG
This window contains:
- a CDS encoding PD40 domain-containing protein, which produces MMPEARRQRTEVRNQKAEARSQKPEHISAARRIFLSLACVLFSVFCLLSSAFSKIYIDISSPAIKKLPISVSTKGPFEAKEIEWIVRSDLDFTGIFSLLDPDVPGAEMTVQLEVEFKEEKMVTCTVNDLIENKEIFKKQYIGKNSRAIAHSISNDIYKIVTGNNGVFRTAISYLVQSSKEGRGLYLMEWDGANAVRLISGGLTTSHSWSGDGQMLLYSAERANKWAIYYMDMQDFREKVMFSSKGLNIVGGVSPKNEVSFSSSKDGSSEIYVAGTDGGNLRKLTRSFGIDVSPVFSPDGSKIAFVSDRGGSPQIYVMDSNGGFVRRMTFEGSYNTSPAWSPDGKWLAYVGQKDSKNQLFMIQSDSSELRQLTFDGNNETPSFSPDGLFLAFDSDRDGSRGIYIMRINGGEQRRITPKNIRAMSPKWSPYLK
- the pal gene encoding peptidoglycan-associated lipoprotein Pal encodes the protein MKKLMLVLLMVLAIGCQKKQVVAPEEKAMLKEPAKQEAPKAEAPAVKKEVVKEIVPPKQEQKTQEAAMPSPVSADVAAILKDVLFDFDKYDIRDDGRPTLDAIASYLKQNAKVNITIEGNCDERGTNEYNLALGERRAKSARDYLSSLGVSSSRISVVTHGEEKPICTEQNETCWQKNRRDHFVASGK